The Polaromonas sp. SP1 DNA window TCCTGTGCCATCTGCTCTTCTTTTTGCACCAGGTACTGGGCAAAGTTGCCGGGGTAGCTGTTGAGCTTGCCGCGATCCAGCTCGACGATGACGGTGGCGACCTGGTCCAGGAAGGCCCGGTCATGGGTGATGGTGATGATGCTGCCGTTGAAATTGACCAGCAGCTCTTCCAGCCAGGCGATGGAATCCAGGTCCAGGTGATTGGTCGGCTCGTCGAGCAGCAGCACGTCGGGCTTGGCGACCAGCGCCTGCGCCAGCGCCACGCGCTTTTTGGTGCCACCCGACAGCGAGCCGACGATGGCGTCCTTGTCCAGGTGCAGGCGGTGCAGGGTTTCTTCCACCCGCTGCTCCCAGGTCCAGCCGTCCAGGGCTTCGATTTCGGATTGCAGGGCGTCCAGGTCGGTGTTTTCGTCGGCCGCCAGATATTGCTCAACGACGTGCCTGGTCCTTGCCAGTCCTGCACTTGCTGCTATAAAAACAGTAGCATGCGGGTCCAGGCTGGGTTCTTGCGGCACATAGGCGATGCGCAGGTTCTGCTGCAACTGCAGCGTGCCGTCATCGGGTTTTTCCAGGCCGGCGAGGATTTTCAGCAGGGACGACTTGCCCGTGCCGTTGCGGCCGATCAGGCCGATGCGCTGGTTGCTTTCAAGGGAAAAATCTGCGTGGTCCAGCAGCGCGACGTGCCCAAAAGCGAGTTGGGCGTCCAGTAAGGTAATAAGTGCCATAAGGGGGCAGATTATCCGCCCCTGTGGTGACGCGGCCTCTTTGTGGGTCCTTCATCGACGTCGCTGGCCGCCCTGCGCCACCCGTAAATACAAGTTCTTACCTCTGCGGCCGGTGTGGCATCCGCGCCCTATCGCCTGCCGCCCCTCGCCGATATAGTCATCCGTTCCGGCGATCCGATCGCCGAAGGAGGGACCTTGGAACTGCAAATCAATGGCCGCATCGTCCAGGCCGACGCCGATCCCGGCATGCCCTTGTTGTGGGTGCTGCGCGATGTGCTGAACATGACGGGCACCAAGTACGGCTGCGGCGTGGCTGCCTGCGGCGCCTGCACCGTGCGGGTGGACGGCGAGGCCGTGCGGTCCTGCAGCGTGCCGGTGTCGGCCGTGACCGGCAAGCGTATCCAGACCATTGAAGCGCTGGGCGCGCCGGGCAAACCCCACGCCCTGCAGACCGCCTGGATCGCCGAGCAGGTGCCCCAGTGCGGCTATTGCCAGTCCGGCATGCTGATGGCGGCCGCCGCGCTGCTCGACAAAAAGCCCCGGCCGACAGACGACGACATCGACGCCGCCATGACCAATATCTGCCGCTGCGGCACTTACCAGCGGATCCGGGTGGCCATCAAGCGCGCGGCAGGCATCGTGCCCGGCGGCGCTGTGAAAAAGGCCAGGGCATGAAGAGACGGGCGTGGCTGCTGAGCGCGGCGGGCGGCGCCGGGGCGCTGGTGGTGGGCTGGTGCCTGCTGCCGGCCCGTTCGCGCCTGGGCAGCGCGGCCAAACCCTGGCCGGCCGGCGGCGAGCCCGACCTGACAGGCGTGGTGTTCAACGGCTGGATCAAGATCAGGGCCGACGGCGGCGTGGTGCTGGCCATGCCGCGCAGCGAGATGGGGCAGGGCGTGCACACCGCGCTGGCCATGCTGGTGGCTGAAGAGCTGGATGTGCCGCTGGAACGCGTCAGCCTGGAGCAGGCCGGCGCCGACACGATTTACGGCAACGTCGCCATGCTGGTCGGCAGCCTGCCGTTTCACCCGCTCGAAGTCGATGACTTTGCCCCTGAAGGCGCACCCAGGGTGCGCCCGACCAAGGTCAGGGTCGGCGAATGGATGATGGGCAAGCTGGCCCGTGAGCTGGGCATCAATGCCACGGGTGGCTCCTCCAGCGTCGCGGACGCCTGGGAGGTGCTGCGAACGGCCGCGGCGACGGCACGCGCTTCCTTGCTCGGGGCGGCCTCGCTGGATTGGAAGCTGCCGGTCGATGAGCTCAGCGTCAAAGACGGCGTGATCTCGCATCCGTCCGGCCCGTCGGCCCACTATGGGGAGCTGGCCAAATTTGCCGCCGTGACGCCGCCGGGTGAGGTCACCCTCAAAAGCCGCAAGGACTGGAAGCTGGTCGGGCGCAACGCGCCGCGCCTGGATATCCCGGCCAAGGTCGACGGCAGTGCCATCTACGGGCTGGATGTGCGGCTGCCCGGCATGCTGTACGCGGCGGTCCGGCTTTGCCCCATGTTGGGCGGCTCGGCGGGCGCCATCCAGGCCAATGCGGCGCTGGCCTTGCCCGGGGTGGAGCGCCTGGTGCGCCTGCCCGCTTATGCCGGGTCGACGGCGGGGCTGGCCGTGGTGGGCAAAACCTGGTGGCAGGCCCAGCAGGCGGCCCTGGCCGTGCCGGTGGATTGGCAGCAGCGGCCCGCCGGCCCGCTGGACAGCCGCAACATTGAAAAAGCACTGGAAACCGCCCTGGAACGGGAGGAGGGCAGCACCTTCTATATGAAGGACACCCGGAAAGAGGGCGGCAAGGTGCAAACGGGCGCCGCCCGAAACGTTGAAGCGGTCTACCGCGCCCCCTATTTGGCGCATGCCACCCTGGAGCCCATGAACTGCACCGCGCAGGTCAAGGACGGCAAAGTCTGGCTTTGGGCGCCCACACAGGTGCCGCAGATGGCGGTGGCCGTTGCCGCCCGGGTGGCCGGGGTGGCGCCGGAAGCTGTCCATCTCACGGTCACCCTGCTGGGCGGCGGGTTTGGCCGCCGGCTGGAGGTGGACTGCGTGGCTCAGGCCGTACGGGTGGCGCTGGAGTGCGGCGCAAGGCCGGTTCAGCTGATCTGGTCTCGCGAGGAAGACACTACGCATGACTTTTACCGCCCCATGCAGGTGGCCAGGCTCAGCGCGGCGGTGGACCCGGACGGGCAAATCAGCCTGGCCATCAAGTCGGCCGGCGATGCCATCACCCCAAGGTGGCTGGAGCGCAACCTGCCCGCGCTGGCAGCACCCGTAGATACACCCGACAAAAGCGCCGCAGAGGGCCTGTTCGACCTGCCGTACGGATTCGCCAGCCAGAAGATGTCGCACGTGGCCACCCGGTCGGGCGTGCCGGTGGGCTATTGGCGCTCCGTGGGGCATTCGCAAAACGCGTTTTTCTCCGAAAGCTTCATCGATGAGCTGGCCTGGGACGCCAAACAGGATCCGCTGGCGTTCAGGCGCTCATTACTGGGGGATGCGCCCAGGCACCTGGCTGTGCTGGATCTTGCTGCCAGCAAGGCCGGCTGGGGTGGTGCACTACCTGCCGGCCGTGCCCGCGGTATTGCCCTGCATGAATCGTTTGGCTCCATCGTGGCCCAGGTGGTGGAGGTCTCATTGCTGAACGGCGCACCGCGTGTTCACCGCGTGGTGTGCGCCGTGGACTGCGGCACGGCCGTCAATCCCGGCATGGTGGCGCAGCAGATGGAGGGCTCCGTGGTCTTCGCATTAAGTGCGGCGCTGCATGGCCGCATAGATATAGAAGAGGGTGTGGTCCTGCAGAAGAACTTTCCGCAGTACGGCATGGTGGGCATGGTGCAATCGCCGCTGGTGGAAACACACCTTGTTCCCAGCGAAAGAGCACCCGGAGGCGCAGGCGAGCCGGGTGTGCCGCCACTGGCGCCCGCACTGGCCAATGCGCTGTTTTCACTCACAGGCAAGCGCCTGCGCGCGCTGCCTTTGGCCCTGAGCTGACGCTGGGCCGCGCGTCGATTGAAAAGTTTTTTCAACAGAGTTTGAAAACACCAAAACAACCATGCTATAGTCGATGGCTCTGCTGAACACAGCGAACAAATTCTTCGGGATTTGCAGCGATCGCGAAAGCGATAAGTTCAAAAGAAAAAAGATCTTGAAAAGTTGACCGGGACTCAAAATTCGGTATAGAATTCAAGGCTCTGCTGAAAACGAAAGTGCTGATCGCAAAGCGGTCAGGCGGCAGAAAAAAGAGTCAAAAAAGTTTGACTGGTGATCAAAAACCGGTATATAATTTGAGGCTCTGCTGATTACAGCAAAGCAAGCAAAATTCTTCGGAATCAGCCCGCTAAGCAAGAAAAGCAAATAACCTTCGGGTTGACTGGGAATTAAAAACCAGTATATAATTCGGGGCTCAGCTGATTACAGCTAACGACGAAAACGAAGCAGCAACGCTGCCAAGAAAGTAGTCAGGATCATTAAAAATTTACAGCCGATAAGTATGGGCGTTTGAAGGCGATTGCCAGGTTATTCGTAACCAGGTCTTCTGACCTTAAACGCTCATAGAGATAGAAAATGTGAAATCGTCAAGATTTCTCATCAATTCCGTTTTTATGAGTTTCTTCCTGCAGTCAAATGCGGGGAGTTGAAAATTATTGCAGTGATTAAACTATAGAGTTTGATCCTGGCTCAGATTGAACGCTGGCGGCATGCCTTACACATGCAAGTCGAACGGTAGAGTAGCAATACTCGAGAGTGGCGAACGGGTGAGTAATATATCGGAACGTGCCCAATCGTGGGGGATAACGTAGAGAAATTTACGCTAATACCGCATACGATCTAAGGATGAAAGCGGGGGATCGCAAGACCTCGCGCGATTGGAGCGGCTGATATCAGATTAGGTTGTTGGTGAGGTAAAAGCTCACCAAGCCGACGATCTGTAGCTGGTTTGAGAGAACGACCAGCCACACTGGGACTGAGACACGGCCCAGACTCCTACGGGAGGCAGCAGTGGGGAATTTTGGACAATGGGCGAAAGCCTGATCCAGCAATGCCGCGTGCAGGAAGAAGGCCTTCGGGTTGTAAACTGCTTTTGTACGGAACGAAACGGCCTTTTCTAATAAAGAGGGCTAATGACGGTACCGTAAGAATAAGCACCGGCTAACTACGTGCCAGCAGCCGCGGTAATACGTAGGGTGCGAGCGTTAATCGGAATTACTGGGCGTAAAGCGTGCGCAGGCGGTTATATAAGACAGTTGTGAAATCCCCGGGCTCAACCTGGGAATTGCATCTGTGACTGTATAGCTGGAGTACGGTAGAGGGGGATGGAATTCCGCGTGTAGCAGTGAAATGCGTAGATATGCGGAGGAACACCGATGGCGAAGGCAATCCCCTGGACCTGTACTGACGCTCATGCACGAAAGCGTGGGGAGCAAACAGGATTAGATACCCTGGTAGTCCACGCCCTAAACGATGTCAACTGGTTGTTGGGTGCATTAGTACTCAGTAACGAAGCTAACGCGTGAAGTTGACCGCCTGGGGAGTACGGCCGCAAGGTTGAAACTCAAAGGAATTGACGGGGAC harbors:
- a CDS encoding (2Fe-2S)-binding protein, which gives rise to MELQINGRIVQADADPGMPLLWVLRDVLNMTGTKYGCGVAACGACTVRVDGEAVRSCSVPVSAVTGKRIQTIEALGAPGKPHALQTAWIAEQVPQCGYCQSGMLMAAAALLDKKPRPTDDDIDAAMTNICRCGTYQRIRVAIKRAAGIVPGGAVKKARA
- a CDS encoding molybdopterin cofactor-binding domain-containing protein, whose protein sequence is MKRRAWLLSAAGGAGALVVGWCLLPARSRLGSAAKPWPAGGEPDLTGVVFNGWIKIRADGGVVLAMPRSEMGQGVHTALAMLVAEELDVPLERVSLEQAGADTIYGNVAMLVGSLPFHPLEVDDFAPEGAPRVRPTKVRVGEWMMGKLARELGINATGGSSSVADAWEVLRTAAATARASLLGAASLDWKLPVDELSVKDGVISHPSGPSAHYGELAKFAAVTPPGEVTLKSRKDWKLVGRNAPRLDIPAKVDGSAIYGLDVRLPGMLYAAVRLCPMLGGSAGAIQANAALALPGVERLVRLPAYAGSTAGLAVVGKTWWQAQQAALAVPVDWQQRPAGPLDSRNIEKALETALEREEGSTFYMKDTRKEGGKVQTGAARNVEAVYRAPYLAHATLEPMNCTAQVKDGKVWLWAPTQVPQMAVAVAARVAGVAPEAVHLTVTLLGGGFGRRLEVDCVAQAVRVALECGARPVQLIWSREEDTTHDFYRPMQVARLSAAVDPDGQISLAIKSAGDAITPRWLERNLPALAAPVDTPDKSAAEGLFDLPYGFASQKMSHVATRSGVPVGYWRSVGHSQNAFFSESFIDELAWDAKQDPLAFRRSLLGDAPRHLAVLDLAASKAGWGGALPAGRARGIALHESFGSIVAQVVEVSLLNGAPRVHRVVCAVDCGTAVNPGMVAQQMEGSVVFALSAALHGRIDIEEGVVLQKNFPQYGMVGMVQSPLVETHLVPSERAPGGAGEPGVPPLAPALANALFSLTGKRLRALPLALS